From Nicotiana tabacum cultivar K326 chromosome 20, ASM71507v2, whole genome shotgun sequence, one genomic window encodes:
- the LOC107821152 gene encoding carbonic anhydrase 2 isoform X1, with protein sequence MAGKFRKCMLLCCSRKSLNQVTKMAEDSYEDAIAGLKKLLSEKNELEDAAVAKIRQLTAELEGAGGKKSDPDEKIRTGFAHFKAEKYEKNPELFGQLAKGQSPKFLVFACSDSRVCPSHILNFQPGEAFVVRNIANMVPPFDQTKYSGVGAAVEYAVVHLKVENILVIGHSCCGGIKGLMSIPDDGSTNSDFIEEWVKICLPAKAKVKAECCHLDPTEQCTKLEKEAVNVSLGNLLTYPFVREAVVQKSLALKGGHYDFVNGSFELWNIDFNLTPSVSL encoded by the exons ATGGCTGGAAAATTTAGGAAGTGCATGCTACTATGTTGTTCAAGAAAGTCTCTCAATCAG GTTACGAAAATGGCAGAGGATTCATATGAAGACGCCATTGCAGGACTGAAAAAGCTCCTCAG TGAGAAGAATGAGCTGGAAGATGCAGCGGTCGCGAAGATACGGCAGTTGACGGCGGAGTTGGAAGGCGCCGGCGGGAAAAAGTCTGACCCGGATGAGAAGATCCGAACCGGATTCGCCCACTTCAAGGCGGAGAAATATGA GAAAAATCCTGAGTTGTTTGGACAGCTTGCAAAAGGTCAAAGCCCTAAG TTCTTGGTATTCGCCTGCTCCGATTCCCGAGTATGCCCATCCCACATCCTCAATTTCCAGCCAGGTGAAGCTTTTGTGGTCCGTAATATTGCAAACATGGTCCCTCCTTTTGATCAG ACAAAATATTCTGGAGTGGGTGCCGCAGTCGAATATGCAGTTGTCCACCTAAAG GTGGAGAATATTTTGGTGATTGGACACAGCTGTTGTGGAGGTATTAAAGGGCTAATGTCTATCCCTGATGATGGGTCCACAAACAG TGATTTCATTGAAGAGTGGGTCAAAATCTGTCTGCCGGCCAAAGCGAAGGTAAAGGCAGAATGCTGCCATTTGGATCCCACTGAACAATGCACAAAATTGGAGAAG GAGGCAGTGAATGTATCACTAGGCAACTTATTGACATATCCATTTGTAAGAGAAGCTGTGGTGCAGAAAAGTCTTGCACTGAAAGGTGGACACTACGATTTTGTGAATGGATCTTTTGAGCTCTGGAATATAGACTTCAATCTTACCCCTTCTGTTTCACTCTAA
- the LOC107821152 gene encoding carbonic anhydrase 2 isoform X2, with product MTLFSTNPREVTKMAEDSYEDAIAGLKKLLSEKNELEDAAVAKIRQLTAELEGAGGKKSDPDEKIRTGFAHFKAEKYEKNPELFGQLAKGQSPKFLVFACSDSRVCPSHILNFQPGEAFVVRNIANMVPPFDQTKYSGVGAAVEYAVVHLKVENILVIGHSCCGGIKGLMSIPDDGSTNSDFIEEWVKICLPAKAKVKAECCHLDPTEQCTKLEKEAVNVSLGNLLTYPFVREAVVQKSLALKGGHYDFVNGSFELWNIDFNLTPSVSL from the exons ATGACTTTATTCTCCACAAATCCACGTGAG GTTACGAAAATGGCAGAGGATTCATATGAAGACGCCATTGCAGGACTGAAAAAGCTCCTCAG TGAGAAGAATGAGCTGGAAGATGCAGCGGTCGCGAAGATACGGCAGTTGACGGCGGAGTTGGAAGGCGCCGGCGGGAAAAAGTCTGACCCGGATGAGAAGATCCGAACCGGATTCGCCCACTTCAAGGCGGAGAAATATGA GAAAAATCCTGAGTTGTTTGGACAGCTTGCAAAAGGTCAAAGCCCTAAG TTCTTGGTATTCGCCTGCTCCGATTCCCGAGTATGCCCATCCCACATCCTCAATTTCCAGCCAGGTGAAGCTTTTGTGGTCCGTAATATTGCAAACATGGTCCCTCCTTTTGATCAG ACAAAATATTCTGGAGTGGGTGCCGCAGTCGAATATGCAGTTGTCCACCTAAAG GTGGAGAATATTTTGGTGATTGGACACAGCTGTTGTGGAGGTATTAAAGGGCTAATGTCTATCCCTGATGATGGGTCCACAAACAG TGATTTCATTGAAGAGTGGGTCAAAATCTGTCTGCCGGCCAAAGCGAAGGTAAAGGCAGAATGCTGCCATTTGGATCCCACTGAACAATGCACAAAATTGGAGAAG GAGGCAGTGAATGTATCACTAGGCAACTTATTGACATATCCATTTGTAAGAGAAGCTGTGGTGCAGAAAAGTCTTGCACTGAAAGGTGGACACTACGATTTTGTGAATGGATCTTTTGAGCTCTGGAATATAGACTTCAATCTTACCCCTTCTGTTTCACTCTAA